AAATATGTTGGAGCTCGCGTTCCACATGCTATCATGTATACAAATCCTTTCTTTTCAAAAAGAACTATATCAAACTGTTCTTCAACATTACTGTCCATTGCTCTGGCTGTAAATTCGTAAGCTGTTACATTATCTACTGTAGTTGTTGTCTCTGACATCACTCCATAACCCGGCACATTTGACGCTTCCCCTTTAACGTCATCATAAAATCTCTTTAATGGAACACCATTGGATGTCCTTTTCATAACTTCTACTACAGCTCCAGGTTTACCATCTGAACTGTTCAGCTTGGGATCTTTAACATAGGCAATTAAATATTGGCCTGTTTTATTACCTTCTTCCCAGTCCGCAGAGTAATTAAAAGAAATTCCATTTGCAGAATATGTTTTTGTTGGAATAGAAGGGGATGTTTGGTTTAATGTTTGATTTGCATTGGTTACATATTCAAATGTTACAACTACAGATAAAATCACTGCAATTATAAGAATTATCGCAAACATGTATTTTTTCAATTTATCACCGAGTCTACTTGATTAAACTTAAAGCTTATAGCTTTTAATTTACTGTCATAATTATGATATACATTAATTGTGTTGACTGGTTAAAGTTACTTTTGTTTAAAATTTAATTTATAAAAAGAGAATAAGTTATGTTTAAATAGAAAAATTAAGTTATTTTGCTCTTATATTGCTAAACTAACTTAAAGCTGTTGATTATAGTGTTAAATGTATCTTGTTGATTATTATATTGTGAAATAGGAGCACTGCATAGTATTATATAGATAGTATTTCCATTTTGAATCCATACTGCTCTTTGCTCTTTAGATACTGAACTTAATATATAAACATTTTCAAGAGCAGTTTTCCCGCCTACAGTAATGGTCCCGTCTGATAACTGTTTATAGCCTAAATTTTGAGCAGCAAATTGAGCATATGTTGAATTGTAGTAATCTTGTATTGTTACGTTTGATGGTTTAACTGCGGTTTGGATTTCAACGTTTACCTGAACATTTCCGCTGTTGTCTGCTGAAGTCGGGTCTCCGACTGCAATGGTACTGTTTTGGGCTTGACTTGTTATTATCTGCCAGTTGGAAGGATAATTGAAATTAAACTGGTCTCCATTATATGATTTCATGCCTGTAGATGTATTAGTCGTTGTTTGGTTCCCAGAAGTGGTACATCCAGATATTAGAACTATAGATAGTAAAAGAATTATTGCAAGCAAATATTTTTTCAATTTAT
The DNA window shown above is from Methanobacterium veterum and carries:
- a CDS encoding PsbP-related protein; the protein is MKKYMFAIILIIAVILSVVVTFEYVTNANQTLNQTSPSIPTKTYSANGISFNYSADWEEGNKTGQYLIAYVKDPKLNSSDGKPGAVVEVMKRTSNGVPLKRFYDDVKGEASNVPGYGVMSETTTTVDNVTAYEFTARAMDSNVEEQFDIVLFEKKGFVYMIACGTRAPTYLSDEEENFDIIINSFKVQ
- a CDS encoding PsbP-related protein, with the translated sequence MKKYLLAIILLLSIVLISGCTTSGNQTTTNTSTGMKSYNGDQFNFNYPSNWQIITSQAQNSTIAVGDPTSADNSGNVQVNVEIQTAVKPSNVTIQDYYNSTYAQFAAQNLGYKQLSDGTITVGGKTALENVYILSSVSKEQRAVWIQNGNTIYIILCSAPISQYNNQQDTFNTIINSFKLV